The following proteins come from a genomic window of Pseudochaenichthys georgianus chromosome 17, fPseGeo1.2, whole genome shotgun sequence:
- the LOC117462088 gene encoding transcription factor JunD-like, which yields METTFFPGSVNTLRVPNIYSHSTMMKKDINLNLDDHKSNPLRDTDGLLNSPDLGLLKLTTPDLERLIIQSNGLVTTVNPSSQFLYPKSASDEQEFAEGFVKALEDLHKQNQLSEAGCVDRLELLGAANSMGSGLQTSDLPVYTTLNGYASSPLGTTINYSTDTIPFPPPPSHLASMQQQQQQQQQQQQQAAAALSRLQSAGLVKDEPQTVPDMQSFGDSPPMSPIDMDNQERIKAERKKLRNRVAASKCRKRKLERISRLEDKVKNLKTQNTELASTASVLRDQVAQLKQKVMNHVSSGCQLLPNQVQAY from the coding sequence ATGGAAACAACCTTCTTCCCAGGCTCCGTGAACACTCTGAGGGTCCCCAACATCTATTCCCACAGCACGATGATGAAGAAGGACATTAATCTAAACCTGGACGACCACAAATCCAACCCTCTCCGGGACACTGACGGACTCCTTAACTCTCCAGACTTGGGACTGTTGAAACTAACCACCCCGGATCTGGAGCGCCTTATCATCCAGTCCAACGGTCTGGTCACCACCGTCAACCCGTCCTCCCAGTTCCTCTACCCGAAGTCGGCCAGTGACGAGCAGGAGTTCGCAGAGGGTTTCGTGAAGGCGCTGGAGGATCTCCACAAGCAGAACCAGCTGAGCGAGGCTGGCTGCGTGGACAGACTGGAGCTCCTCGGAGCCGCCAACTCAATGGGGAGCGGGCTTCAGACTTCAGACCTCCCTGTTTACACTACTTTGAACGGCTATGCGTCCAGTCCGCTCGGAACCACCATCAACTACTCCACGGACACCATCCCCTTCCCGCCGCCCCCGTCTCATCTGGCCAgcatgcagcagcagcagcagcagcagcagcagcagcagcagcaggccgcgGCTGCGCTGTCCCGACTCCAGTCCGCCGGGCTGGTGAAGGACGAGCCGCAGACTGTGCCAGACATGCAGAGCTTCGGGGACAGCCCCCCTATGTCTCCCATCGACATGGACAACCAGGAGCGCATCAAGGCGGAGAGGAAAAAGCTAAGGAACAGGGTAGCCGCCTCCAAGTGCCGCAAGAGAAAACTGGAGAGGATTTCTCGGCTGGAGGACAAGGTCAAGAACCTGAAAACGCAAAACACCGAGCTGGCATCCACAGCCAGCGTCCTCAGGGATCAAGTGGCTCAGCTGAAGCAGAAGGTGATGAACCATGTCAGCAGTGGGTGCCAGCTTTTACCAAACCAGGTCCAAGCTTACTAA
- the LOC117462075 gene encoding pyroglutamyl-peptidase 1-like, with product MANKKKVIVTGFEPFGGHAVNSSWVAVQELEKLGLGEAVDLHVCEVPVEYQAVQDLLPSLWKEPQPQLVVHVGVSGLATTVTLEQCGHNKGYKRLDNCSFCPASQCCMDSGPDCIQSLLDMETVCKTVNGSDLGVTLSVSKDAGRYLCDYTYYTSLYLGHGHSAFIHVPPLGKPYSSQDLGRALQAAVQEMLKILQLDPEHNKHCNHEQQHHHHHHHHHQHDHV from the exons ATGGCCAATAAGAAGAAAGTAATAGTAACAG GTTTTGAACCTTTTGGTGGCCATGCAGTGAACTCCAGCTGGGTGGCAGTACAG GAACTGGAGAAGTTAGGTCTTGGTGAAGCAGTAGACCTCCATGTGTGTGAGGTTCCTGTTGAATACCAGGCTGTTCAAGACCTACTGCCTTCCCTGTGGAAAGAGCCCCAGCCACAG CTGGTGGTCCATGTGGGTGTTTCTGGGTTAGCCACCACTGTGACTCTGGAGCAGTGCGGCCACAACAAAGGTTACAAACGTCTGGACAACTGCAGCTTCTGCCCGGCCTCCCAGTGCTGCATGGACAGCGGCCCCGACTGCATACAATCGCTCCTGGACATGGAAACAGTCTGCAAAACAGTCAATGGCTCTGACCTCGGGGTCACTCTTTCTGTGTCCAAAGATGCTGGAAG GTATCTGTGTGACTACACCTACTACACCTCTCTGTACCTGGGGCACGGCCACTCTGCCTTCATCCATGTGCCTCCTCTTGGGAAACCCTACAGCAGCCAGGATCTGGGGCGAGCTCTGCAGGCCGCCGTGCAGGAGATGCTGAAAATACTGCAACTGGATCCTGAACACAACAAGCACTGCAATCACGAGcagcagcatcatcatcatcatcatcatcatcatcagcatgACCACGTATGA
- the LOC117462041 gene encoding regulator of nonsense transcripts 1-like isoform X1, producing the protein MSVEAYGPSSQTLTFLDTEEGELLGADTLSSVYDFTDFTLPSQTQGQTQSQLENQVNGPDDLLQNGEDSVLKAGQLLAELNFEEDEEDAYYTKDLPIHACSYCGIHDPACVVYCNTSKKWFCNGRGNTSGSHIVNHLVRAKSKEVTLHKDGPLGETVLECYNCGCRNVFLLGFIPAKADSVVVLLCRQPCASQSSLKDINWDSSQWQPLIQDRCFLSWLVKIPSEQEQLRARQITAQQINKLEELWKENPTATLEDLEKPGVDEEPQHVLLRYEDAYQYQNIFGPLVKLEADYDKKLKESQTQDSITVKWDLGLNKKRIAYFTIPKTDSDMRLMQGDEICLRYKGDLAPPWKGIGHVIKVPDNYGDEIAIELRSSAGAPVEIPHNFQVDFVWKSTSFDRMQSALKMFAVDETSVSGYIYHKLLGHEVEDVVIKCQLPKRFTAQGLPDLNHSQVYAVKTVLQRPLSLIQGPPGTGKTVTSATVVYHLARQGNGPVLVCAPSNIAVDQLTEKIHQTGLKVVRLCAKSREAIDSPVSFLALHNQTRNMDSMPELQKLQQLKDETGELSSSDEKRYRALRRAAERELLMNADVICCTCVGAGDPRLAKMQFRSILIDESTQATEPECMVPVVLGAKQLILVGDHCQLGPVVMCKKAAKAGLSQSLFERLVVLGIRPIRLQVQYRMHPALSAFPSNIFYEGSLQNGVTAADRVKKGFDFQWPQPDKPMFFYVTQGQEEIASSGTSYLNRTEAANVEKITTRLLKAGAKPNQIGIITPYEGQRSYLVQYMQFSGSLHTKLYQEVEIASVDAFQGREKDFIILSCVRANEHQGIGFLNDPRRLNVALTRARYGVIIVGNPKALSKQPLWNHLLNYYKEQKVLVEGPLNNLRESLMQFSKPRKLVNTINPGGRFMSTAMYDAREALIPGSAYDRSNGRSSNMYFQTHDQIGMIGTGPNPMNSLNILNIPIPFNLVIPPIPPPGYMGQVNGPSAGRGGGMKGKAGGGGGGGNRGGRQRNRGNMGNHSGGNGGADRHGGHMSGSQASQDLGSQSFSQGPLMQGYINMSQPSQMSQPRLSQPELSQDSYLGDEFKSQIDVALSQDSTYQGERAYQHSVTGLSQY; encoded by the exons ATGAGTGTCGAGGCGTACGGGCCAAGCTCGCAGACTCTAACGTTCCTGGACACCGAGGAGGGCGAGCTGCTGGGAGCGGACACCCTGAGCTCCGTTTACGACTTCACTGACTTCACCCTGCCGAGCCAGACCCAAGGCCAAACCCAGAGTCAGCTGGAAAACCAG GTTAATGGCCCTGATGACCTGCTACAGAATGGAGAAGACTCAGTGTTAAAAGCCGGTCAGCTGCTGGCAGAGTTGAACtttgaggaggatgaggaggatgcATACTACACCAAAGATCTTCCAATACATGCCTGCAG TTACTGTGGTATTCATGATCCAGCCTGTGTGGTCTACTGCAACACCAGCAAGAAGTGGTTCTGTAACGGCCGGGGAAACACATCCGGCAG CCACATTGTAAACCACCTGGTGAGAGCAAAGTCCAAGGAGGTGACCCTGCATAAAGATGGCCCTCTGGGGGAAACTGTGCTGGAGTGCTACAACTGTGGCTGTCGCAATGTCTTCCTGTTGGGCTTCATCCCTGCCAAGGCCGACTCTGTGGTGGTGCTACTGTGCAG GCAGCCATGTGCCAGCCAGAGCAGCCTGAAGGACATCAACTGGGACAGCTCGCAGTGGCAGCCTCTCATCCAGGACCGCTGCTTCCTGTCCTGGCTGGTGAAGATCCCCTCGGAGCAGGAGCAGCTCAGGGCCCGTCAGATCACCGCCCAGCAGatcaacaagctggaggagctcTGGAAG gaaaaTCCCACTGCGACCTTGGAGGACCTGGAGAAGCCTGGCGTGGACGAAGAGCCCCAACATGTGCTGCTCCGATATGAGGACGCCTACCAGTATCAGAACATCTTTGGTCCTCTTGTGAAGCTGGAGGCCGACTATGATAAGAAACTCAAGGAGTCTCAG ACTCAAGACAGCATAACAGTAAAATGGGACTTGGGCTTGAATAAAAAGAGGATTGCTTATTTCACTATTCCCAAGACGGACTCGg ATATGCGACTGATGCAGGGAGATGAAATCTGCCTGAGGTACAAAGGGGATCTGGCCCCTCCGTGGAAAGGCATCGGACATGTCATCAAAGTCCCCGATA ACTATGGTGATGAGATTGCCATAGAGCTCAGGAGCAGTGCCGGCGCTCCAGTGGAGATCCCTCACAACTTTCAGGTCGACTTTGTGTGGAAGTCCACTTCCTTCGACAG GATGCAGAGTGCCCTGAAGATGTTTGCTGTGGACGAAACTTCAGTGTCTGGTTACATCTACCACAAGCTGCTGGGACACGAGGTAGAGGACGTGGTGATCAAGTGCCAGCTGCCCAAACGCTTCACTGCTCAAGGCCTGCCCGACCTCAACCACTCACAG GTGTACGCAGTGAAGACGGTGCTGCAGCGTCCTCTCAGTCTGATCCAGGGTCCTCCTGGCACAGGGAAGACGGTCACCTCTGCCACCGTCGTCTACCACCTGGCCAGACAGGGCAACGG GCCAGTGCTGGTGTGTGCTCCCAGCAACATTGCGGTCGACCAGCTGACGGAGAAGATCCACCAGACGGGCCTGAAGGTGGTGAGGTTATGTGCCAAGAGCAGGGAGGCCATTGACTCGCCTGTGTCCTTCCTGGCTCTGCACAACCAGACCCGCAACATGGACAG CATGCCAGAACTTCAGAAGCTGCAGCAGCTGAAGGACGAGACTGGAGAGCTGTCGTCCTCAGACGAGAAGCGCTACAGAGCTCTGAGACGCGCCGCCGAGAGGGAACTGCTTATG AATGCCGATGTGATCTGCTGCACCTGTGTTGGGGCGGGGGATCCTCGTCTGGCCAAAATGCAGTTCCGCTCGATCCTGATCGATGAGAGCACCCAGGCCACCGAACCAGAGTGCATGGTGCCCGTCGTCCTGGGCGCCAAACAG TTGATTCTGGTGGGTGATCACTGCCAGCTGGGCCCGGTGGTGATGTGTAAGAAGGCGGCTAAAGCCGGTCTGTCCCAGTCTCTGTTTGAGCGTCTGGTGGTTTTGGGGATCCGGCCAATCCGCCTGCAGGTCCAGTACCGCATGCACCCGGCCCTCAGCGCCTTTCCATCTAACATCTTCTACGAGGGCTCTCTGCAGAACGGAGTCACGGCGG CGGACCGCGTGAAGAAAGGCTTTGACTTCCAGTGGCCGCAGCCCGACAAGCCCATGTTCTTCTATGTGACCCAAGGCCAGGAGGAAATAGCCAGCTCTGGAACATCCTATCTCAACAG GACTGAGGCAGCGAATGTGGAAAAAATAACCACCAGGTTGCTGAAGGCTGGAGCCAAACCCAATCAGATCGGCATCATTACGCCCTACGAGGGTCAGAGGTCCTACCTGGTTCAGTACATGCAGTTCAGCGGCTCCCTCCATACCAAACTCTACCAG GAGGTGGAGATAGCCAGTGTGGATGCCTTTCAAGGCAGAGAGAAGGACTTCATCATCCTCTCCTGTGTGAGGGCCAATGAGCACCAGGGCATCGGCTTCCTCAATGACCCCCGACGTCTCAACGTGGCACTCACTAGGGCCAG GTATGGTGTGATTATTGTGGGAAACCCAAAGGCCCTGTCGAAGCAGCCTCTGTGGAACCACCTTTTGAATTACTACAAGGAGCAGAAGGTCCTGGTCGAGGGGCCCCTGAACAACCTGAGGGAGAGCCTCATGCAATTCAGCAAGCCCCGCAAGCTTGTCAACACCATCAACCCT GGGGGACGATTCATGAGCACAGCCATGTATGATGCCAGGGAGGCTCTCATTCCTGGATCTGCTTATGACCGCAGCAACG GACGTTCATCCAATATGTATTTCCAGACCCACGACCAAATTGGTATGATCGGCACCGGCCCCAATCCCATGAATTCCCTGAACATCCTGAACATCCCCATCCCCTTCAACCTTGTGATACCTCCCATCCCTCCACCTGGGTACATGGGGCAGGTCAATGGACCCTCAGCAG GTCGTGGTGGAGGAATGAAAGGCAAGGCAGGcggtggaggaggaggcgggAATCGAGGTGGCCGTCAAAGAAACCGTGGCAACATGGGGAACCACAGCGGAGGGAATGGAGGAGCAGACCGGCATGGAGGCCACATGAGTGGCAGCCAGGCCAGCCAGGACCTGGGCTCCCAGTCGTTCTCCCAGGGCCCACTGATGCAGGGCTACATCAACATGAGCCAGCCCTCTCAGATGAGCCAGCCCAGGCTCTCACAGCCTGAACTCTCTCAG GACAGTTACCTAGGAGACGAGTTCAAATCCCAGATTGATGTGGCGTTGTCCCAGGACTCCACCTACCAGGGGGAGCGGGCCTACCAACATAGTGTGACTGGACTGTCCCAGTACTAG
- the LOC117462041 gene encoding regulator of nonsense transcripts 1-like isoform X2, whose amino-acid sequence MVNGPDDLLQNGEDSVLKAGQLLAELNFEEDEEDAYYTKDLPIHACSYCGIHDPACVVYCNTSKKWFCNGRGNTSGSHIVNHLVRAKSKEVTLHKDGPLGETVLECYNCGCRNVFLLGFIPAKADSVVVLLCRQPCASQSSLKDINWDSSQWQPLIQDRCFLSWLVKIPSEQEQLRARQITAQQINKLEELWKENPTATLEDLEKPGVDEEPQHVLLRYEDAYQYQNIFGPLVKLEADYDKKLKESQTQDSITVKWDLGLNKKRIAYFTIPKTDSDMRLMQGDEICLRYKGDLAPPWKGIGHVIKVPDNYGDEIAIELRSSAGAPVEIPHNFQVDFVWKSTSFDRMQSALKMFAVDETSVSGYIYHKLLGHEVEDVVIKCQLPKRFTAQGLPDLNHSQVYAVKTVLQRPLSLIQGPPGTGKTVTSATVVYHLARQGNGPVLVCAPSNIAVDQLTEKIHQTGLKVVRLCAKSREAIDSPVSFLALHNQTRNMDSMPELQKLQQLKDETGELSSSDEKRYRALRRAAERELLMNADVICCTCVGAGDPRLAKMQFRSILIDESTQATEPECMVPVVLGAKQLILVGDHCQLGPVVMCKKAAKAGLSQSLFERLVVLGIRPIRLQVQYRMHPALSAFPSNIFYEGSLQNGVTAADRVKKGFDFQWPQPDKPMFFYVTQGQEEIASSGTSYLNRTEAANVEKITTRLLKAGAKPNQIGIITPYEGQRSYLVQYMQFSGSLHTKLYQEVEIASVDAFQGREKDFIILSCVRANEHQGIGFLNDPRRLNVALTRARYGVIIVGNPKALSKQPLWNHLLNYYKEQKVLVEGPLNNLRESLMQFSKPRKLVNTINPGGRFMSTAMYDAREALIPGSAYDRSNGRSSNMYFQTHDQIGMIGTGPNPMNSLNILNIPIPFNLVIPPIPPPGYMGQVNGPSAGRGGGMKGKAGGGGGGGNRGGRQRNRGNMGNHSGGNGGADRHGGHMSGSQASQDLGSQSFSQGPLMQGYINMSQPSQMSQPRLSQPELSQDSYLGDEFKSQIDVALSQDSTYQGERAYQHSVTGLSQY is encoded by the exons ATG GTTAATGGCCCTGATGACCTGCTACAGAATGGAGAAGACTCAGTGTTAAAAGCCGGTCAGCTGCTGGCAGAGTTGAACtttgaggaggatgaggaggatgcATACTACACCAAAGATCTTCCAATACATGCCTGCAG TTACTGTGGTATTCATGATCCAGCCTGTGTGGTCTACTGCAACACCAGCAAGAAGTGGTTCTGTAACGGCCGGGGAAACACATCCGGCAG CCACATTGTAAACCACCTGGTGAGAGCAAAGTCCAAGGAGGTGACCCTGCATAAAGATGGCCCTCTGGGGGAAACTGTGCTGGAGTGCTACAACTGTGGCTGTCGCAATGTCTTCCTGTTGGGCTTCATCCCTGCCAAGGCCGACTCTGTGGTGGTGCTACTGTGCAG GCAGCCATGTGCCAGCCAGAGCAGCCTGAAGGACATCAACTGGGACAGCTCGCAGTGGCAGCCTCTCATCCAGGACCGCTGCTTCCTGTCCTGGCTGGTGAAGATCCCCTCGGAGCAGGAGCAGCTCAGGGCCCGTCAGATCACCGCCCAGCAGatcaacaagctggaggagctcTGGAAG gaaaaTCCCACTGCGACCTTGGAGGACCTGGAGAAGCCTGGCGTGGACGAAGAGCCCCAACATGTGCTGCTCCGATATGAGGACGCCTACCAGTATCAGAACATCTTTGGTCCTCTTGTGAAGCTGGAGGCCGACTATGATAAGAAACTCAAGGAGTCTCAG ACTCAAGACAGCATAACAGTAAAATGGGACTTGGGCTTGAATAAAAAGAGGATTGCTTATTTCACTATTCCCAAGACGGACTCGg ATATGCGACTGATGCAGGGAGATGAAATCTGCCTGAGGTACAAAGGGGATCTGGCCCCTCCGTGGAAAGGCATCGGACATGTCATCAAAGTCCCCGATA ACTATGGTGATGAGATTGCCATAGAGCTCAGGAGCAGTGCCGGCGCTCCAGTGGAGATCCCTCACAACTTTCAGGTCGACTTTGTGTGGAAGTCCACTTCCTTCGACAG GATGCAGAGTGCCCTGAAGATGTTTGCTGTGGACGAAACTTCAGTGTCTGGTTACATCTACCACAAGCTGCTGGGACACGAGGTAGAGGACGTGGTGATCAAGTGCCAGCTGCCCAAACGCTTCACTGCTCAAGGCCTGCCCGACCTCAACCACTCACAG GTGTACGCAGTGAAGACGGTGCTGCAGCGTCCTCTCAGTCTGATCCAGGGTCCTCCTGGCACAGGGAAGACGGTCACCTCTGCCACCGTCGTCTACCACCTGGCCAGACAGGGCAACGG GCCAGTGCTGGTGTGTGCTCCCAGCAACATTGCGGTCGACCAGCTGACGGAGAAGATCCACCAGACGGGCCTGAAGGTGGTGAGGTTATGTGCCAAGAGCAGGGAGGCCATTGACTCGCCTGTGTCCTTCCTGGCTCTGCACAACCAGACCCGCAACATGGACAG CATGCCAGAACTTCAGAAGCTGCAGCAGCTGAAGGACGAGACTGGAGAGCTGTCGTCCTCAGACGAGAAGCGCTACAGAGCTCTGAGACGCGCCGCCGAGAGGGAACTGCTTATG AATGCCGATGTGATCTGCTGCACCTGTGTTGGGGCGGGGGATCCTCGTCTGGCCAAAATGCAGTTCCGCTCGATCCTGATCGATGAGAGCACCCAGGCCACCGAACCAGAGTGCATGGTGCCCGTCGTCCTGGGCGCCAAACAG TTGATTCTGGTGGGTGATCACTGCCAGCTGGGCCCGGTGGTGATGTGTAAGAAGGCGGCTAAAGCCGGTCTGTCCCAGTCTCTGTTTGAGCGTCTGGTGGTTTTGGGGATCCGGCCAATCCGCCTGCAGGTCCAGTACCGCATGCACCCGGCCCTCAGCGCCTTTCCATCTAACATCTTCTACGAGGGCTCTCTGCAGAACGGAGTCACGGCGG CGGACCGCGTGAAGAAAGGCTTTGACTTCCAGTGGCCGCAGCCCGACAAGCCCATGTTCTTCTATGTGACCCAAGGCCAGGAGGAAATAGCCAGCTCTGGAACATCCTATCTCAACAG GACTGAGGCAGCGAATGTGGAAAAAATAACCACCAGGTTGCTGAAGGCTGGAGCCAAACCCAATCAGATCGGCATCATTACGCCCTACGAGGGTCAGAGGTCCTACCTGGTTCAGTACATGCAGTTCAGCGGCTCCCTCCATACCAAACTCTACCAG GAGGTGGAGATAGCCAGTGTGGATGCCTTTCAAGGCAGAGAGAAGGACTTCATCATCCTCTCCTGTGTGAGGGCCAATGAGCACCAGGGCATCGGCTTCCTCAATGACCCCCGACGTCTCAACGTGGCACTCACTAGGGCCAG GTATGGTGTGATTATTGTGGGAAACCCAAAGGCCCTGTCGAAGCAGCCTCTGTGGAACCACCTTTTGAATTACTACAAGGAGCAGAAGGTCCTGGTCGAGGGGCCCCTGAACAACCTGAGGGAGAGCCTCATGCAATTCAGCAAGCCCCGCAAGCTTGTCAACACCATCAACCCT GGGGGACGATTCATGAGCACAGCCATGTATGATGCCAGGGAGGCTCTCATTCCTGGATCTGCTTATGACCGCAGCAACG GACGTTCATCCAATATGTATTTCCAGACCCACGACCAAATTGGTATGATCGGCACCGGCCCCAATCCCATGAATTCCCTGAACATCCTGAACATCCCCATCCCCTTCAACCTTGTGATACCTCCCATCCCTCCACCTGGGTACATGGGGCAGGTCAATGGACCCTCAGCAG GTCGTGGTGGAGGAATGAAAGGCAAGGCAGGcggtggaggaggaggcgggAATCGAGGTGGCCGTCAAAGAAACCGTGGCAACATGGGGAACCACAGCGGAGGGAATGGAGGAGCAGACCGGCATGGAGGCCACATGAGTGGCAGCCAGGCCAGCCAGGACCTGGGCTCCCAGTCGTTCTCCCAGGGCCCACTGATGCAGGGCTACATCAACATGAGCCAGCCCTCTCAGATGAGCCAGCCCAGGCTCTCACAGCCTGAACTCTCTCAG GACAGTTACCTAGGAGACGAGTTCAAATCCCAGATTGATGTGGCGTTGTCCCAGGACTCCACCTACCAGGGGGAGCGGGCCTACCAACATAGTGTGACTGGACTGTCCCAGTACTAG